One region of Desulfovibrio desulfuricans genomic DNA includes:
- a CDS encoding ABC transporter permease subunit: protein VIGVGSSLINGMIGILYGAVAGYRGKRIDMILMRAADVIAAIPSILYVILITLVMGPGIKSMIFGICIAGWIDMARVVRGEMIRLKETDFA from the coding sequence TTGTGATCGGCGTGGGAAGTTCTCTGATCAATGGGATGATCGGTATTTTGTACGGTGCTGTAGCGGGGTATCGTGGGAAACGCATCGATATGATTCTGATGAGAGCAGCGGATGTGATTGCCGCGATCCCGTCGATTTTATATGTTATACTGATAACGCTCGTTATGGGACCGGGGATAAAAAGCATGATCTTCGGGATTTGTATTGCCGGCTGGATCGATATGGCGCGTGTCGTACGGGGGGAGATGATCCGTTTAAAAGAAACAGATTTTGC